ACTGGTCGATCATCGACGAGCTCCACCGGATCAGCACCCCGACCCTGCTGATCAGCGGCCGCCATGACGAGGCCACCCCGGCCGTCGTCCAGCCGTACCAGGACGGCATTCCCGGAGCGCGCTGGGAGATCTTCGAGGAGTCCAGCCACCTTCCGCACCTGGAGGAACCGAAACGGTTCTTCGAGGTGATGACCGAATTCCTCAAGAGCCTGTGACGGCCAAGAGCCCTCGAGGCACCTGAGCCCGTGACGCTCGTAAGCCTGTGAACCTGTGAAAGGGGGCGGGGATCCCGCCATGGCACACGACACCGCTCTCGCCTTCCCCGGCATGGGCCCCGTCCCGTTCGCCGAGGTGGGCCGGTTCATGGTGGCCAACCCCTACGCCCGGGACCTGGTCGCCGTGGCCGACGAGGCGCTCGGCTACTCGCTCGTGGACGCCTTCCGGACCTCCCCGGCAGACTACTCGGAAGCCGCCCAGGTCGCGTTCTTCGTCAACTGCCTGGCCTGCGCCCACTGGGCCCGCGACCACCTCGGCGTGGAACCGGACATCGTCGCCGGGCCCAGCTTCGGCGAGAAGACGGCCATCGCCTACACCGGCGCCCTGGAACTGCCCGACGCGGTGCGCCTGACCGCCGACATCGCCCGCTGCCTGGAGGAGTACTTCGCCGAGGAGCACAAGGACATCGTCACCCTGTCCTTCGTCCGCGCACCACGCGACGGCCTCGACGCGATCCTCGCCGAGCTGGACGAGGCGGGGGAGTGGCACGAGATCTCCTGCCACATCGACGACGGCTTCTACATGATCTCCCTGCCCGAGCACCGCGTTGCGTGGATGGAGGAGCGGCTGCGCGGCATCGGCAGCCTGCCGCTGTACACCATGCGCCCGCCCATGCACGCCTCGGCGTTCCGCTCGCTGCGCGACAAGGCCGAGCGCGACGTGGTCTCCCGCTACTCCTTCGCCGACCCCAAGCTGCCCGTCGTGGCCGACCAGGACGGCCGGCTGCTGCACACCGGCGAGGAACTGCGCACCATGCTGCTCGACGGCTTCGACCACCCGATGAACTGGCCGAGCGTCACCACGGCCCTCAAGGACGCCGGCGCCCGCCGGCTGTGCGTGGCCGGGCCGGACAGCCTTTTCGGCCGGGTCCCCTGCGCGACCCGGAACTTCGACGTCGTCGCCGCACAGCCGTGGCTGGCGATGACCCCCCGGCGCCGTTCGCGCGCCGTCTGACCCCGCCCCGACTCGTTGGAGGCTCCCATGTGGGACGACCAGTTCGAACAGATACTCCGCCCCTTCGTGCCGTTCCTCGGCCCGCAGGAGGAGCTGACCCCGGACGCCGAGCTGAAGGACCTCGGCCTGGACTCGCTCGCCACGGTCCAGCTGCTCGGCACGCTGGAGGAGGCCTACCAGGTCCGCTTCCGCGACAGCGCGCTGACCATGGACACCTTCCGCACCGCCGGCGTGCTGTGGGACACCGTGCAGAGCATGCTGCACACCACCGCGAGCTGACGGGACGGCCACCGTGGATCCCACCATGGACGGCACGCTGTCCGGCCGGTTCATGCGCGGGCTGGCCCTCGCCCCGGACCGGCCCGCGCTGCGCGCCGACGGCGTCGACACCACCTACCGTGAACTGCACGAACGTGCCCTGGTGCTGGCCGGCTCGCTGCGCGCCGGGCTGCCCGACCCGCCGCCCGCCGTGGGTGTGCCGGTCGGCAAGGGACCCACGGCGTACGCGGCCCTGCTGGCCGGCCTGTACAGCGGCGTCACCGTCGTCCCGCTGCAGCCGGCCTTCCCCGCCGCCCGCACCCGGCAGATGATCGAGGCCGCCGGGGTCGGCGCGCTGCTCGCCGACGACGACGCGCTGCCCGCCCTGACCGCGCTGCACGCCGAGGGGGTCAGCCTGCCCACGCTGTTCGCGCCGGGCGGGCAGCCGATGCCGGCGCTCGCCGTCGACGCGGACAGCGCCCTGAAGGCGCCCATGCCCGCCCGGCCCTCCGACATCGCCTACGTGCTGTTCACCTCCGGCTCCACCGGCCGGCCCAAGGGCGTGCCGGTCACCCACGCCAACACCGCCCACTACTTCCAACTCCTCGACGAACGGTACGACTTCGGCCCGCACGACGTCTTCTCGCAGACCTTCGACCTCAACTTCGACTGCGCGGTGTTCGACCTGTTCTGCGCCTGGGGCGCCGGCGCCACCGTCGTACCGATCCCGCCCCACGCGTATGCGCATCTGCCGGAGTTCGTGGCAGAGCAGGGCATGACCGTGTGGTTCTCCACGCCCAGCGCGATCACCCTGG
The genomic region above belongs to Streptomyces sp. CG1 and contains:
- a CDS encoding ACP S-malonyltransferase, translating into MAHDTALAFPGMGPVPFAEVGRFMVANPYARDLVAVADEALGYSLVDAFRTSPADYSEAAQVAFFVNCLACAHWARDHLGVEPDIVAGPSFGEKTAIAYTGALELPDAVRLTADIARCLEEYFAEEHKDIVTLSFVRAPRDGLDAILAELDEAGEWHEISCHIDDGFYMISLPEHRVAWMEERLRGIGSLPLYTMRPPMHASAFRSLRDKAERDVVSRYSFADPKLPVVADQDGRLLHTGEELRTMLLDGFDHPMNWPSVTTALKDAGARRLCVAGPDSLFGRVPCATRNFDVVAAQPWLAMTPRRRSRAV
- a CDS encoding phosphopantetheine-binding protein, which codes for MWDDQFEQILRPFVPFLGPQEELTPDAELKDLGLDSLATVQLLGTLEEAYQVRFRDSALTMDTFRTAGVLWDTVQSMLHTTAS